One Micromonospora eburnea genomic region harbors:
- a CDS encoding IS701 family transposase has product MDERELVRVRAQLEEFAAGVFAGLPRSDQRATGLRYLRGLMLDGRRKSMQPMAERLGVDHQQLQQFLTSSTWDVGGVRRRLATAAVELVTPQVWVVDDTGFPKDGKASACVARQYSGTLGKVANCQIAVSVHAATDAASAVLDWRLFVPESWDDTCVPDGDGKPANPHARRLRQQPVTLDQAGAKKPHARVQVPREEQIDQIRRRRASSKIPDTERYRPKWLMALEMLDELAAWGLRPPLLTADAGYGQVAEFRQGLTERGITYIVATTSSTTVQPGDAQPAEVPYAGVGKHPTPRYPQPARSLKDLALTHGADATSLVRWRARLPAPDRAPDRPAGELSGHFFALRVRPAGRAVRRGPHRGDDGVLPECWLLVQWPPDQDEPTDYRLSDLPADTPLTELVRLAKSRWRVEHDYRELKTALGLDHFEGRSWIGWHRHVTLTAAAQLFLTQLRMAHPKAMGQT; this is encoded by the coding sequence GTGGATGAGCGGGAACTCGTTCGGGTGCGGGCGCAGTTGGAGGAATTCGCGGCAGGGGTGTTCGCAGGGTTGCCGCGGTCGGATCAGCGAGCGACCGGTTTGCGGTATCTGCGGGGGCTGATGCTGGACGGCCGGCGTAAGTCGATGCAGCCGATGGCTGAACGGCTTGGGGTCGATCACCAGCAACTGCAGCAGTTCCTGACGTCCTCCACGTGGGATGTCGGTGGTGTGCGGCGACGGTTGGCGACGGCCGCGGTCGAGCTGGTGACGCCGCAGGTGTGGGTGGTGGACGACACCGGGTTCCCCAAGGACGGCAAGGCATCGGCGTGCGTGGCCCGGCAGTACTCCGGCACGCTCGGCAAGGTCGCCAACTGCCAGATCGCCGTCAGCGTCCACGCGGCGACCGACGCCGCCTCGGCGGTGCTGGACTGGCGGCTGTTCGTGCCGGAGTCCTGGGACGACACCTGCGTCCCTGACGGGGACGGCAAGCCCGCGAACCCGCATGCCCGCAGGCTGCGCCAGCAGCCGGTCACCCTCGACCAGGCCGGGGCGAAGAAACCACATGCGCGTGTGCAGGTGCCGCGTGAGGAGCAGATCGACCAGATCCGCCGGCGGCGGGCGTCGTCGAAAATCCCCGACACAGAGCGGTATCGGCCGAAGTGGCTAATGGCCCTGGAAATGCTCGACGAGTTGGCCGCGTGGGGGCTGCGTCCGCCGCTGCTGACCGCCGACGCCGGCTACGGCCAGGTCGCGGAGTTCCGTCAGGGCCTGACCGAACGCGGCATCACATACATCGTGGCGACCACGTCGAGCACCACCGTTCAACCCGGCGACGCCCAACCCGCCGAGGTCCCTTACGCCGGAGTCGGCAAGCACCCCACACCGAGATACCCGCAGCCCGCCCGCAGCCTGAAGGACCTCGCCCTCACCCATGGCGCCGACGCAACAAGTTTGGTGCGCTGGCGTGCCCGGCTGCCCGCACCTGACCGCGCCCCGGACCGGCCTGCCGGTGAGCTGTCCGGGCATTTCTTCGCGCTGCGGGTGCGTCCCGCCGGCCGGGCCGTCCGACGCGGGCCCCACCGCGGTGACGACGGTGTCCTGCCCGAATGCTGGCTGCTCGTGCAATGGCCTCCCGACCAGGACGAACCTACCGACTACCGGCTGTCCGACCTGCCCGCCGACACACCACTGACCGAACTCGTCCGCCTGGCGAAAAGCCGCTGGCGCGTCGAGCACGACTACCGCGAACTCAAAACCGCCCTCGGACTCGACCACTTCGAAGGCCGCTCCTGGATCGGCTGGCACCGCCACGTCACCCTCACCGCGGCCGCCCAACTGTTCCTCACCCAACTACGGATGGCACACCCAAAAGCAATGGGGCAGACCTGA
- a CDS encoding VOC family protein, with amino-acid sequence MSAQIHFVTCETDDPYALASWWAKVLDRKLHDDDHPGDPEAMLVAPDGHGPDLLFVRVGERHGKGAFHLDLHPADGTRDAEVERLLGLGATLVADRRRPDGTGWVVLADPEGNEFCVCRSPAERAAAH; translated from the coding sequence GTGAGTGCACAGATCCACTTCGTGACCTGCGAGACCGACGACCCGTACGCCCTGGCGAGCTGGTGGGCGAAGGTGCTTGACCGGAAGTTGCACGACGACGACCACCCGGGCGACCCCGAGGCGATGCTCGTCGCGCCCGACGGACACGGCCCAGACCTGCTCTTCGTACGGGTGGGGGAGCGGCACGGCAAGGGCGCGTTCCACCTCGACCTGCACCCGGCGGACGGCACCCGGGACGCCGAGGTCGAGCGACTGCTCGGCCTCGGCGCCACCCTGGTCGCCGATCGGCGCCGGCCGGACGGCACCGGTTGGGTGGTGCTGGCCGACCCGGAGGGCAACGAGTTCTGCGTCTGCCGCAGCCCGGCGGAGCGGGCCGCGGCGCACTGA